In a genomic window of Desulfovibrio inopinatus DSM 10711:
- a CDS encoding ABC transporter ATP-binding protein, which yields MLELKGITKRFGPVTANDRIDLEVARGEVLALLGENGAGKSTLMSILAGKYRPDAGSIAIDGNDVAFTSPADALAQGIGMVYQQFMLVENLTVLDNIILAGGETGFFPRRRQALAKVTSLATRLGFEISPHRKIFELSMGERQQVEILKLLYRDAAFLIFDEPTSILSEPEIEQFCDIVARLKQENRAVVFITHKLDEALRLADRISILRRGKLVARTTPEAVHGKRNLARLMVGREVIFQIDKPTVTPGDVVFSVSGASGLDHRGRTAFADIDLSVRRGEIVAIMGVAGNGQAELTQALAGLNRFSTGTIGFLGRHYDPSGWSAADKAGFGYVPEDRHDVGSVAEMNLLENIVLTGYRRRFDGPFMRLSAAMGDVKHAMVDFDVRAAGWQTLAGRLSGGNLQKLILAREILAKPEVLLVHQPTQGLDVGASEDVWKALLDARKTSGVLLVSQDMRETMTLADRIAIMFRGRILAVLNADDPQDIQRISPLLAGVTETATVQSA from the coding sequence ATGCTTGAACTCAAAGGTATTACCAAACGTTTTGGGCCAGTCACGGCCAATGATCGTATTGACTTGGAGGTTGCCCGCGGAGAAGTCTTGGCACTTCTTGGAGAAAACGGTGCCGGCAAAAGTACATTGATGTCCATTTTGGCCGGCAAGTATCGACCGGATGCCGGGAGCATTGCCATTGACGGAAACGATGTGGCGTTCACTTCTCCCGCTGATGCATTGGCTCAGGGCATCGGGATGGTCTATCAGCAATTTATGTTGGTGGAGAACCTGACTGTTCTTGATAATATTATTCTCGCAGGCGGAGAGACCGGTTTTTTCCCGCGTCGTCGGCAAGCTCTTGCAAAAGTGACCTCACTGGCCACTCGTCTTGGATTCGAAATTTCTCCTCATCGCAAGATCTTCGAGCTCTCCATGGGGGAGCGCCAACAGGTTGAGATTCTCAAATTACTCTACCGTGACGCGGCCTTCCTTATTTTTGATGAACCAACATCCATTTTATCCGAACCCGAAATCGAGCAATTTTGTGACATTGTCGCCCGACTGAAACAGGAAAATCGGGCCGTTGTCTTTATTACTCATAAACTTGACGAAGCCTTACGTTTAGCCGACCGCATCAGCATTTTACGCCGTGGAAAGCTTGTTGCCCGCACCACTCCGGAAGCCGTACATGGAAAACGGAACTTAGCCCGGCTCATGGTGGGGCGAGAAGTCATTTTCCAGATAGATAAGCCAACAGTAACACCGGGAGATGTCGTCTTTTCCGTGTCCGGTGCTTCGGGCCTTGATCATCGTGGGCGAACTGCATTTGCCGACATCGATCTTTCCGTTCGACGTGGAGAGATTGTGGCCATTATGGGAGTGGCCGGCAATGGACAAGCGGAGTTGACTCAGGCGTTGGCTGGGTTGAACCGCTTTTCGACAGGGACCATCGGATTTCTCGGTCGCCACTATGACCCGAGCGGATGGAGCGCGGCTGATAAGGCAGGCTTTGGATATGTACCGGAGGACCGACATGATGTCGGTTCCGTCGCCGAGATGAACCTCCTCGAGAATATCGTATTAACGGGTTATCGCCGTCGATTCGACGGGCCGTTCATGCGTCTTTCCGCGGCCATGGGCGATGTGAAACACGCCATGGTCGATTTCGATGTGCGTGCAGCCGGATGGCAAACGCTCGCAGGCCGACTCTCGGGGGGGAATCTGCAAAAACTCATTTTGGCCCGGGAAATTTTGGCAAAGCCCGAGGTATTGCTTGTGCATCAGCCTACGCAAGGATTGGATGTAGGAGCATCGGAAGACGTGTGGAAGGCATTACTCGACGCGAGAAAAACAAGTGGAGTCTTACTTGTTTCACAAGATATGCGCGAAACCATGACGCTCGCCGACCGCATTGCGATCATGTTTCGCGGCCGTATTTTGGCTGTGCTTAATGCCGACGATCCTCAAGATATACAACGAATCAGCCCGCTTTTGGCGGGGGTAACGGAGACGGCCACAGTGCAGAGCGCTTGA
- a CDS encoding ABC transporter permease, whose translation MAMHPCPYFYAMMLRRTFLSSGLAVCLPLALGAVLFTALGANPVQAFEVMIEGAFGSWNRLSETLIKASPLVFTGLAVAIPARMNLWNIGAEGQLVMGAVFASASALFIAPVLPDALGLPVIFVAGAVGGMAWALGPALLRAKIGVNEIITTLLLNYVAIALMEHLFYGPWRDPKGFGFPGTAMFAEAFRLDRYLGSRIHIGLLVCLVAALSLYLVLKLTKWGFEIRVVGLSPKAAAYAGMPVATRIVSVLLISGALAGAAGMFEVCGIHYRLQQGVAAGYGYDGIIAACLARFHPLAIPPAALLLGVLIVGGDYLQTRLHLPSSISLVLEAAVLLSLLAGDYVNRLAVESAAKREVA comes from the coding sequence ATGGCGATGCACCCATGCCCATATTTTTACGCTATGATGTTACGACGTACCTTTCTTTCTTCCGGTTTGGCGGTGTGTTTGCCGCTTGCACTGGGAGCAGTGCTGTTTACCGCTCTAGGAGCCAATCCTGTTCAAGCTTTCGAAGTCATGATTGAAGGCGCTTTTGGATCATGGAATCGGCTTTCAGAAACTCTCATCAAGGCGTCGCCACTGGTTTTTACCGGACTGGCGGTGGCTATCCCTGCCCGTATGAACCTCTGGAATATCGGCGCTGAAGGACAGCTTGTCATGGGAGCCGTTTTTGCTTCGGCGTCGGCACTCTTTATTGCGCCTGTTCTTCCTGATGCACTGGGTCTCCCGGTTATATTTGTTGCCGGTGCCGTGGGAGGAATGGCATGGGCTCTTGGTCCGGCATTGCTGAGGGCAAAAATCGGCGTCAATGAAATCATTACGACATTGTTGCTGAATTATGTGGCTATCGCACTGATGGAACATCTTTTTTATGGTCCTTGGCGAGATCCAAAAGGCTTTGGTTTTCCCGGTACGGCGATGTTTGCCGAAGCGTTTCGCCTTGATCGGTATTTGGGGTCTCGTATTCACATCGGGTTACTGGTGTGCCTTGTTGCAGCACTGAGTCTGTATCTTGTCCTCAAATTAACGAAATGGGGATTTGAAATTCGTGTTGTCGGGTTGTCGCCGAAAGCGGCGGCTTACGCTGGAATGCCCGTTGCCACGCGTATCGTTTCCGTATTGCTTATTAGCGGGGCTCTCGCTGGAGCCGCCGGCATGTTCGAAGTTTGTGGCATCCACTACCGACTCCAACAAGGTGTTGCAGCAGGGTACGGCTATGACGGCATTATTGCAGCCTGTCTTGCCCGGTTTCATCCTTTGGCTATTCCACCTGCCGCACTTTTATTGGGTGTTCTTATTGTTGGTGGTGATTATCTGCAGACCCGACTTCATTTGCCGTCTTCAATCAGTCTTGTGTTGGAAGCTGCTGTGCTCCTCAGCTTACTCGCCGGTGATTACGTGAACCGTCTTGCTGTCGAGTCGGCCGCGAAACGGGAGGTCGCATGA
- a CDS encoding ABC transporter permease: protein MNDLIFIAALTVKSSIAVFLASLGEIVAERAGVVNLGLEGMMLFGALAGFVVGMATQNSILACGAAMLAGACLACVHAVFAVIFKVNQILSGIAITLFGVGLANFLGRPYTGKLGLRLGDIALPGLSSIPVVGPIFFNQNVLVYAAAVLCLAVWFFLYRTRPGLALRACGESPAAADAGGVGVDRMRFGAVVFGGLLAGLGGSYLSLAYTPGFKESMTGGQGWIAVAMVIFSGWKPVRAFAGALLFGGLTALQFFFQAIGVEIIPLSLLRILPYLLTIIILAFATWRERVHKSAFAPQRLGIPFFRE, encoded by the coding sequence ATGAACGATCTCATTTTTATCGCCGCATTGACTGTGAAGTCGAGTATTGCCGTATTTCTCGCCAGTTTAGGTGAAATTGTGGCCGAGCGTGCCGGTGTCGTCAATCTTGGATTGGAAGGCATGATGCTTTTCGGAGCGTTGGCTGGATTCGTTGTCGGTATGGCAACACAAAATTCGATATTGGCTTGTGGCGCGGCCATGCTTGCCGGAGCCTGCCTGGCCTGTGTTCATGCTGTTTTTGCCGTTATCTTTAAAGTTAATCAGATATTATCCGGTATCGCCATAACGCTGTTCGGCGTCGGACTGGCCAATTTTCTGGGGCGGCCATACACGGGCAAACTCGGGCTGCGTCTTGGAGACATCGCGCTGCCGGGATTGTCTTCAATCCCTGTCGTAGGACCGATTTTTTTCAATCAAAACGTGTTGGTATACGCCGCGGCCGTATTGTGTCTGGCAGTGTGGTTTTTCTTGTACCGCACACGTCCGGGGTTAGCGCTGCGTGCGTGTGGAGAATCTCCGGCTGCTGCTGATGCTGGCGGTGTCGGTGTTGATCGAATGCGCTTTGGAGCTGTTGTTTTTGGAGGTCTTCTGGCCGGGCTTGGTGGATCCTATTTGTCTTTGGCGTATACACCAGGTTTCAAAGAATCGATGACCGGCGGTCAAGGATGGATTGCCGTGGCCATGGTCATCTTTTCGGGGTGGAAACCGGTCCGTGCGTTTGCCGGAGCCTTGTTGTTTGGTGGATTGACCGCATTGCAGTTTTTTTTTCAGGCAATCGGCGTCGAAATCATTCCTCTCTCTTTATTGCGTATTTTACCGTATTTACTAACTATTATTATTTTGGCGTTTGCGACATGGCGCGAACGCGTCCATAAGTCGGCTTTTGCCCCCCAACGTCTCGGCATTCCTTTTTTTCGGGAATAA
- a CDS encoding M16 family metallopeptidase — protein sequence MTDPSSACFTRLDNGVAVATERLPHVRSSCLGIWVMSGSRHEQADQEGMAHFWEHLSFKGTTSLSALDIAKRLDLMGGLANAFTTRENTCYYTRVVDKHLPDAFEVLSDIVQNPDPTDDDIASERDVVLQEIRMVEETPDDVVHELFWEALWDNRKAGHAILGSSKSVSSFTRETLQQHRQMMHTPSRILVCATGQIDHEAIVTMSDQVFGGMTASPAPASEPVPGMNTVFLPVQRKVEQNHLIMAFPSYGSTDNRRFTHSLLSAILGGTMSSRLFQEVREKRGLAYTITSFVDNLRDCGVFQIYAAVDPGKTLQVAGLVRDEIDRIASGDVTEDELIHAREHLLGLLFLSTESTEERMMRLARNRILFNTYISYAETAAHLEHVSLEDIRQAAAAFTVDNASLCVLGPRIDDKLANFTTGGTP from the coding sequence ATGACCGATCCCTCTTCCGCCTGCTTCACACGGCTCGACAATGGCGTTGCCGTGGCGACAGAACGTCTTCCTCATGTCCGCTCTTCCTGTCTTGGTATTTGGGTAATGTCCGGTTCCCGTCATGAACAGGCAGACCAGGAGGGGATGGCTCACTTTTGGGAGCATCTCTCTTTTAAAGGAACGACATCATTATCCGCCCTCGATATAGCAAAACGGCTCGACCTCATGGGAGGATTAGCGAATGCCTTTACCACGCGGGAAAATACCTGTTATTATACTCGTGTTGTCGATAAACACCTCCCCGATGCCTTCGAGGTATTAAGCGATATCGTTCAAAATCCCGACCCGACCGATGACGATATTGCCTCGGAACGCGATGTTGTTTTGCAGGAAATCCGTATGGTCGAAGAAACCCCGGACGATGTGGTACACGAACTGTTTTGGGAAGCGTTGTGGGATAATCGTAAAGCCGGGCATGCTATTTTAGGGTCGTCCAAAAGTGTTTCTTCTTTCACGCGTGAAACACTGCAGCAGCATCGGCAAATGATGCATACACCGTCGCGCATTCTCGTTTGTGCTACCGGACAAATTGACCACGAAGCCATTGTGACCATGAGTGACCAGGTATTTGGCGGCATGACTGCATCACCAGCGCCGGCTTCCGAACCGGTCCCTGGTATGAATACCGTGTTTCTTCCGGTGCAACGTAAGGTCGAACAGAACCATCTTATCATGGCATTTCCGAGTTATGGTTCCACTGATAATCGACGCTTCACGCATTCGCTCTTAAGCGCTATTTTGGGGGGCACCATGTCGTCACGCCTGTTTCAGGAAGTGCGAGAAAAACGTGGATTGGCCTATACGATAACCTCGTTTGTCGATAATTTGCGCGATTGCGGTGTGTTTCAAATTTACGCGGCTGTTGACCCGGGAAAAACATTACAAGTCGCCGGGCTGGTGCGTGACGAGATTGATCGCATTGCTTCCGGTGATGTGACGGAAGACGAGCTGATCCACGCGCGGGAACATTTGCTTGGTTTGCTGTTTTTATCCACTGAATCTACCGAAGAACGCATGATGCGTCTTGCCAGAAATCGAATTCTGTTCAACACCTATATTTCATATGCGGAAACCGCGGCACATTTGGAACACGTCAGCCTGGAGGACATCAGGCAGGCTGCTGCTGCCTTTACTGTGGACAATGCCAGCCTGTGCGTTCTTGGACCGCGCATTGACGACAAACTGGCCAATTTCACAACAGGAGGGACTCCATGA
- a CDS encoding macro domain-containing protein, which yields MSITTHKTWDFDGSTLFLATGDITGFTGDAVVNAANLALAGGGGVDGAIHRAAGPQLPGACREIIDRIGRLPAGQAVITPGFNMPAKYIIHTVGPVWHGGNQSEPEKLTSAYRESLLRAQENAVQSVAFPAVSCGVYGYPLDQAARIALTELKKGLQAGMVKQAGMVIFSPSSLNVWLDAAEQVL from the coding sequence ATGAGTATCACAACGCACAAAACGTGGGATTTTGATGGATCGACCCTGTTTCTCGCAACGGGTGACATTACGGGGTTTACAGGAGACGCCGTCGTGAACGCGGCAAATTTGGCCCTCGCTGGCGGTGGAGGAGTGGATGGTGCCATCCATCGGGCGGCAGGTCCGCAACTGCCAGGTGCGTGTCGAGAGATCATTGACCGTATTGGCCGGCTTCCCGCAGGACAGGCGGTGATTACACCCGGATTCAACATGCCCGCCAAATACATCATTCATACGGTTGGTCCTGTTTGGCACGGCGGCAATCAGTCCGAACCGGAAAAGCTCACGTCGGCTTATCGGGAAAGTTTGCTGCGCGCACAAGAAAATGCTGTTCAATCTGTTGCATTTCCAGCCGTGAGCTGCGGTGTATACGGCTATCCTTTGGATCAGGCCGCACGAATTGCATTGACAGAGTTGAAAAAGGGCTTGCAAGCCGGCATGGTCAAACAGGCCGGTATGGTCATCTTTTCTCCTTCCAGTCTCAATGTTTGGCTGGATGCGGCGGAGCAGGTGCTGTAA
- the holA gene encoding DNA polymerase III subunit delta: MDRPGFSFLVCPDPEMVQTRIASMLESHGGQATQGGQWKKIVFFGDEDSIPDVFWETLTVSSLLAEHKAIVLRRAQDLKVDFWKKLAPVLRGFNSHIWLFVCLEPTPDKRNWSVPKTIADRPYYKVAEKRKWVWQSPGVTRKTLPSLIRDWASARGLGFGRGALDTLATLLPEDMAAAARELEKIELVLEERTTIEVSDLAIVSYSQEIDMFTFLRSFADPQSTADIWRKIFKEQLAGNDSLIFQFLGLLAMEARQMWQLATGDDETIRLPQFVKEQKQTMAKRLGSPALVRMFDLAMEAEMGVKTGQIHAEQAMEQLSAQLFSLFAGRRPL, encoded by the coding sequence ATGGATAGACCCGGCTTTTCCTTCCTTGTATGTCCGGACCCGGAAATGGTTCAGACTCGCATTGCCTCCATGCTTGAGAGCCATGGGGGACAGGCAACACAAGGAGGGCAGTGGAAGAAAATCGTCTTCTTTGGCGATGAAGACTCGATTCCCGATGTATTTTGGGAAACGTTGACGGTGTCGTCATTATTGGCCGAGCATAAAGCCATTGTTTTGCGGCGCGCGCAGGACCTCAAAGTTGACTTTTGGAAGAAACTTGCTCCTGTGCTTCGGGGGTTCAATTCCCATATTTGGCTTTTTGTCTGTCTTGAACCGACACCGGACAAACGTAATTGGTCTGTCCCCAAAACCATTGCCGACAGACCGTATTACAAGGTTGCTGAAAAACGGAAATGGGTTTGGCAGTCACCGGGAGTGACGCGCAAGACGTTACCGTCACTCATTCGAGACTGGGCATCGGCTCGTGGGCTTGGGTTCGGTCGTGGCGCGTTAGATACGTTGGCCACGCTTTTACCTGAAGACATGGCCGCAGCAGCCCGAGAACTTGAAAAAATCGAACTTGTGCTTGAAGAGCGTACAACAATCGAGGTGAGCGACCTTGCGATTGTCAGCTATAGCCAGGAAATCGATATGTTTACGTTTCTGCGGTCTTTTGCGGATCCGCAATCGACAGCGGACATCTGGCGAAAGATTTTTAAAGAGCAATTGGCAGGGAATGATTCTCTCATTTTTCAATTTCTCGGACTGCTTGCCATGGAAGCCAGACAAATGTGGCAGTTGGCGACCGGAGATGATGAAACTATTCGGCTTCCGCAATTTGTGAAGGAACAAAAGCAAACCATGGCGAAACGATTAGGGTCACCTGCGCTTGTTCGTATGTTTGATCTGGCCATGGAGGCCGAAATGGGGGTCAAAACGGGTCAAATTCATGCAGAACAAGCGATGGAGCAACTTTCAGCCCAACTCTTTTCGCTCTTTGCGGGAAGAAGACCCCTTTGA
- the radC gene encoding RadC family protein: MLKKKERPHYYGHRQRLKDRLRENPRGLADYEVLELLLSYANPRRDNKPLAKALMEQFQTVRGVFMARPAQLKDVDGFGEGFEQFWLLWREFWARVNEQAVAERAVVNNPKDVAELAKARLGPADSEEFWLALVDNQNRLIGWEQLSRGTVDQAAVYPREVLSTALVSKASGIVLVHNHPGGDPQPSRQDKELTRRIKLAAHEIGIRILDHLIVTDNEFFSFKNKGLL, translated from the coding sequence ATGCTTAAAAAGAAGGAACGTCCTCATTACTATGGTCATCGCCAGCGATTGAAAGACCGCTTACGCGAAAATCCACGAGGACTTGCGGACTACGAAGTCTTGGAATTGCTTTTAAGTTATGCCAACCCACGGCGTGATAATAAGCCGTTGGCCAAGGCGCTTATGGAGCAATTTCAAACGGTGCGAGGGGTATTTATGGCCAGGCCGGCGCAACTGAAGGATGTTGACGGCTTCGGCGAAGGATTTGAGCAGTTCTGGTTATTGTGGAGAGAGTTTTGGGCCAGGGTGAATGAACAGGCTGTTGCTGAACGGGCCGTGGTGAATAACCCAAAAGATGTTGCAGAATTGGCCAAAGCAAGGTTGGGCCCGGCTGATTCGGAAGAATTTTGGCTTGCCCTGGTGGACAATCAGAACCGTCTCATCGGCTGGGAGCAGCTCAGTCGCGGCACCGTTGATCAAGCTGCGGTGTACCCTCGGGAAGTGTTGAGTACTGCACTGGTGAGTAAGGCAAGCGGTATTGTTCTTGTTCACAATCATCCTGGGGGCGATCCTCAGCCTTCACGGCAAGATAAAGAACTGACGCGACGTATTAAACTGGCCGCACATGAGATTGGCATTCGCATTCTGGATCATTTGATCGTGACCGATAATGAGTTTTTCAGTTTCAAAAACAAGGGACTGCTTTAG
- a CDS encoding acylphosphatase, with amino-acid sequence MVKCMKCRVSGLVQGVSFRYFTREQARRYGVAGWVRNMTDGRVELVAQAEASRLVQFLKTLEHGPPLAQVDRVDCQDHVSDDVPLAFEIRR; translated from the coding sequence ATGGTCAAGTGCATGAAATGCCGGGTGTCCGGTTTGGTTCAAGGTGTCTCTTTCCGATATTTTACTCGCGAGCAAGCACGTCGATATGGCGTTGCCGGCTGGGTGAGAAACATGACTGACGGAAGAGTTGAACTCGTGGCTCAGGCAGAAGCAAGCCGTCTTGTCCAATTTTTGAAAACGCTTGAACATGGTCCTCCGCTGGCTCAGGTAGACAGAGTTGATTGTCAGGACCATGTCAGCGACGATGTCCCTCTCGCCTTCGAGATCCGGCGATAG
- the lon gene encoding endopeptidase La gives MPVDSNDPKNLFVIDEEATEKLNAEESEDKADKPRLEIPDQLPVLPVRDIVVFNYMILPLFVGRDKSVQAVDAALNGNRYILILTQKDEKVDDPDPDDLYKVGTVGMIMRMLKMPDGRLKVLVQGLTRARALSFEQTDPYHMANIEVIEERDVDDISVEQEAMMRHAREQSEKILSLRGISPSDIMAVLNSVNEPGRLADLIASNLRIRVDEAQAILECEDPMERLNLVNAQLVNEVEVASMQAKIQGMAKEGMDKAQKDFFLREQLKAIRKELGEMAEDSDELDQLREALDKAGLPKDVKKEADKQLKRLSSMHPDSSESTVIRSYLDWLVELPWKKMSKDRLDIIKAKDILDEDHFDLEKVKERILEYLSVRKLNPKMKGPILCFVGPPGVGKTSLGRSIARALGRKFVRMSLGGMRDEAEIRGHRRTYIGSMPGRIIQSIKQAGTRNPVIMLDEIDKVGSDFRGDPSSALLEVLDPEQNNTFSDHYLNVPFDLSKVMFICTANMLDTIPAALLDRMEIIRLPGYTEQEKVKIAMRYLLPRQLEENGLVPEDVVMSDKVIATIAREYTREAGLRNLEREIGSVCRKLARRKAEDEKPPFTVTTKSLHKLLGIPKFLKDERERDLPPGVALGLAWTPVGGEILHIEVTTMPGKGKLILTGKLGDVMKESAQAAMSFARARAKKLGIDPEFSEKLDVHIHVPAGATPKDGPSAGVTLVTALISALTGVPICNDVAMTGEITLRGRVLPVGGIKEKILAAVAAGMDRVLIPMQNKKDIEDIPADLRRKIKIQPVELIDEIWPLVCNRKDAKDDE, from the coding sequence ATGCCAGTGGATTCCAACGATCCGAAAAATCTCTTCGTTATTGATGAAGAGGCCACCGAAAAGCTGAATGCAGAGGAATCCGAAGATAAGGCCGATAAACCGCGCCTGGAAATTCCCGATCAGCTTCCCGTGTTGCCTGTGCGAGATATCGTTGTCTTTAATTATATGATTTTGCCGCTATTCGTTGGCCGTGACAAATCTGTCCAGGCTGTGGATGCTGCTCTGAATGGCAACCGCTACATTTTGATCCTGACGCAGAAAGACGAAAAAGTCGACGATCCCGATCCGGACGATCTGTACAAGGTGGGGACGGTCGGCATGATTATGCGCATGCTCAAAATGCCTGACGGTCGGCTCAAGGTGCTCGTCCAAGGCTTGACGAGAGCCCGCGCTCTCAGCTTCGAGCAGACTGATCCTTACCATATGGCCAATATTGAAGTGATTGAAGAGCGTGATGTTGACGATATCAGCGTTGAGCAAGAAGCGATGATGCGTCATGCCCGTGAACAGAGCGAGAAAATTTTGTCGCTGCGCGGGATTTCGCCTTCCGATATCATGGCGGTATTAAATAGTGTCAACGAGCCCGGACGGTTGGCTGACCTGATTGCATCGAATTTGCGTATTCGTGTGGATGAAGCCCAGGCCATTCTCGAATGTGAGGATCCCATGGAGCGGCTCAACCTTGTGAATGCCCAGCTTGTCAATGAAGTGGAAGTGGCGTCCATGCAGGCCAAAATTCAAGGAATGGCCAAAGAAGGGATGGACAAAGCCCAGAAGGACTTCTTCCTCCGTGAGCAACTCAAAGCGATCCGCAAGGAACTCGGTGAGATGGCTGAGGATTCGGATGAGCTTGATCAGTTGCGTGAAGCCCTCGACAAAGCCGGTTTACCCAAAGATGTAAAGAAAGAAGCTGACAAACAGCTCAAACGTCTTTCGTCCATGCATCCAGACTCCTCGGAGTCGACGGTTATCCGGTCGTACCTTGATTGGCTTGTTGAACTTCCCTGGAAAAAAATGTCCAAGGACCGGCTTGATATTATCAAGGCCAAAGATATTTTGGACGAAGATCACTTTGATCTGGAGAAAGTCAAGGAACGGATCCTGGAGTATCTGAGCGTACGGAAGCTCAATCCGAAGATGAAAGGGCCTATTCTGTGTTTTGTCGGTCCTCCGGGGGTTGGGAAAACCTCACTCGGGCGCTCTATTGCACGGGCACTTGGCCGGAAATTCGTGCGTATGTCTCTCGGGGGGATGCGCGACGAAGCAGAAATTCGTGGGCACCGACGGACATATATTGGGTCTATGCCCGGTCGTATCATTCAAAGCATCAAGCAGGCCGGAACGCGAAACCCGGTCATCATGCTTGATGAAATCGACAAGGTCGGTTCGGATTTTCGCGGAGATCCATCGAGCGCACTCCTCGAAGTCCTCGACCCGGAACAGAACAACACGTTCAGCGATCATTATTTGAATGTGCCGTTCGATTTGTCGAAAGTCATGTTTATTTGTACAGCCAATATGCTCGACACCATTCCGGCGGCATTGCTCGACCGTATGGAAATCATTCGATTGCCCGGCTATACAGAGCAGGAGAAAGTGAAAATCGCCATGCGCTATCTCTTGCCCCGTCAGCTTGAAGAAAATGGTCTTGTCCCTGAAGACGTCGTCATGTCTGATAAGGTTATTGCCACCATTGCCCGAGAGTACACGCGTGAAGCCGGCTTGCGGAATTTGGAACGTGAAATTGGTTCTGTTTGCCGCAAGCTCGCCCGACGCAAAGCCGAAGACGAGAAACCGCCGTTTACGGTGACGACTAAGAGTCTGCATAAGTTGCTCGGTATTCCGAAATTCCTGAAGGATGAACGGGAACGGGATTTGCCTCCCGGTGTGGCTTTGGGACTCGCTTGGACTCCGGTTGGTGGTGAAATTTTGCATATCGAAGTCACGACGATGCCGGGCAAGGGCAAGTTGATTTTGACCGGTAAACTGGGCGATGTGATGAAAGAAAGCGCTCAGGCCGCGATGTCATTTGCACGGGCGCGAGCGAAGAAACTGGGCATTGATCCGGAATTTTCCGAAAAACTTGATGTCCATATTCACGTGCCTGCCGGTGCGACGCCAAAAGATGGTCCGTCGGCCGGGGTGACGCTTGTGACGGCACTGATTTCTGCGTTGACCGGAGTGCCTATCTGCAATGATGTTGCGATGACCGGAGAAATTACATTGCGTGGACGGGTGCTGCCCGTTGGTGGTATCAAGGAAAAAATCCTAGCTGCAGTGGCTGCCGGTATG